A genomic stretch from Vanrija pseudolonga chromosome 6, complete sequence includes:
- the GSTF1 gene encoding Glutathione S-transferase, translating to MPYTLHGAVASTCTRRVLTSALQIGADIKVDEVEFTKIYTPEWTAHQPFNQMPYLSDDSTGFETFESRAMAKYIALKEKSDLIPSTNDIDAYAKFEQACSIEQSNFDPFASGLAAELVFGPARGAPTDQKRVETLTATLAKKLQGYERILEKQRYLAGDKLTLADIFHLPYGKMAVDLGRAPGLVDGSLPNVTRWWKEITALPAWEKANNWAK from the exons ATGCCCTACACTCTCCACGGAGCCGTAGCCTCGACC TGCACCCGCCGTGTCCTCACGTCGGCCCTCCAGATCGGCGCCGAcatcaaggtcgacgaggtcgagttcACCAAGATCTACACCCCCGAGTGGACCGCCCACCAGCCCTTCAACCAGATGCCTTACCTCTCGGACGACAGCACCGGCTTCGAGACCTTCGAGTCGCGCGCCATGGCCAAGT ACATTGCCCTCAAGGAGAAGTCGGACCTCATCCCCTCGACCAACGACATTGACGCCTACGCCAAGTTCGAGCAGGCCTGCTCGATCGAGCAGTCCAACTTTGACCCCTTCGCCTCgggcctcgctgccgagcttgTCTTCGGCCCTGC ccGCGGCGCCCCCACCGACCAGAAGCGTGTCGAGACCCTCACCGCTACCCTCGCCAAGAAGCTCCAGGGCTACGAGCGCATCCTCGAGAAGCAGCGCtacctcgccggcgacaagCTCACCCTTGCCGACATCTTCCACCTTCCCTACGGCAAGATGGCTGTTGAC ctcggccgcgctccCGGTCTCGTTGACGGCTCCCTCCCCAACGTCACCCGTTGGTGGAAGGAGATCACTGCCCTCCCCGCCTGGGAGAAGGCCAACAACTGGGCCAAGTAA
- the TBC1D13 gene encoding TBC1 domain family member 13, giving the protein MSTNYQDYLELLSAEQHVQVDKLREAARNGVLPKVRGEVWMYLLGVLDSDKTSEMTSLKALRQEYNALPSTLPSDLASLLLKTALAHHNRRFESPTYESLISSITAEPGSAPGGTASNNSAPGSRAASTGYGMTPLAGLAAQGSASPGPPQDDRGGSGPLVPPPTASPTRAQYLSLMEDVLGKYWHSADCQPSSIEVAAGAGDSTGPRTKWLPGQPPAPADWVYLATPFVCCLARPMAVFYGFEALMNKLKAWPPLPSRLGSVLGLFRLALPELHEYFEDEQVPMTAVAMSWMTSLLSREMWLPDVLRLWDSYLASDDMFVLHCYVCVAILFTCKETLEELDGSEAKLMLLDLPPLDVDRLLHDAANLKVAFPLPMPVTDDPDEYDDD; this is encoded by the exons ATGTCGACAAACTATCAAGACTacctcgagctgctgtcTGCCGAGCAGCACGTCCAGGTGgacaagctgcgcgaggcggcgcgcaacGGCGTGCTGCCCAAAGTCCGCGGA GAAGTATGGATgtacctcctcggcgtgctggacTCGGACAAGACGTCGGAGATGACGTCCCTCAAGGCCCTGCGGCAAGAGTACAACGCGCTCCCGTCCACCCTTCCCTCTGACCTGGCGTCTCTGCTGCTCAAGACGGCCCTGGCGCACCACAACCGGCGGTTCGAGTCGCCGACCTACGAGAGCCTGATCTCGTCTATcaccgccgagcccggctcggcgccgggcggcacAGCGTCCAAcaactcggcgccggggtcgcgcgccgcgtcaaCAGGCTACGGAATGACGCCGCTCGCTGGCCTCGCAGCGCAGGGGAGCGCGAGCCCCGGCCCGCCGCAGGACGACCGGGGCGGCTCGGGCCCGCTCGTGCCCccgccgaccgcgtcgcccacgcgcgcgcagtaCCTCTCGCTGATGGAGGACGTGCTCGGCAAGTACTGGCACAGCGCGGACTGCCAGCCGTCGTCgatcgaggtcgccgccggcgccggcgacagTACGGGCCCGCGCACCAAGTGGCTGCCCGGccagccgccggcaccagcagACTGGGTGTACCTCGCCACGCCGTTCGTGTGCTGTCTCGCCCGCCCGATGGCCGTGTTCTACGGGTTTGAGGCGCTGATGAACAAGCTGA AGGCATGGCCGCCATTACCGTCGCGGCTTGGCTCGGTGCTCGGCCTGTTCCGCTTGGCGCTGCCCGAGCTGCACGAGTACTTTGAGGACGAGCAGGTGCCGATGACGGCCGTAGCGATGAGCTGGATGACGTCGCTGCTGTCCCGTGAGATGTGGCTCCCCGACGTGCTCCGGTTGTGGG ACTCGTACCTCGCCTCGGACGACATGTTCGTCTTGCACTGCTACGTGTGCGTCGCGATTCTCTTCACGTGTAAAGA gacgctcgaggagctcgacgggTCAGAAGCCAAGCTCATGCTGCTTGACctcccgccgctcgacgtggaCAGG TTGCTCCACGACGCGGCAAATCTCAAGGTCGCGTTCCCGCTCCCCATGCCCGTCACAGACGACCCagacgagtacgacgacgactag
- the ARB_02390 gene encoding putative glutamate carboxypeptidase produces MVAEKREYAPLPSSDDTLPQPVASGTRRRKVGALQIALFTVLGLLVIPRLASVLNSATSTTEVEAVDPVVEAYWTGVATQGYAAAVKGKHGDHDHKHKHPHHPDHKHPHKWVSPHRAEKIYLDVPSNTSAAAASRRYTANAHPAGTGWDLITALQVKNDWEAALGLRQSGTDEHIYEAGSHESQSRIRGEGALKKLGVWIDTYYPVLNTPVSSSVTLLTDPPVHAKLREEYLPGDPDSRLRDEVPVFHGFSVSGNVQGQYIYAGYGTKYDFELLQSKGIDFTGKIALVKYGRVFRGLKVKAAQEAGAIGTLIFTDPGDDGEVTEANGYEQYPAGPARVPSSVQRGSVQFLSKYPGDPTTPGEPAYKNATRIEGGNFPDIPSLPLSYEDAIPLLKALKGKGIPASDLDASFDGGLGYKGVEYFTGPSDVEVHLVNEVNTRVTPVWNTLAIVPGHITDEVVIVGNHRDAWVLGGADPNSGTASQYELVRGLGELIKKGWKPLRSIILASWDAEEYGLVGSTEWAEDFGDWLQGHAAAYLNLDSSSSGQNLRASASPSLALLLRGAAQEIEKTTQPGVSLWDARAAGGDWDEFNAALHPSLAPAKAESVAAGGSGVNPLGSGSDYTAFLQRYGIASTDFSFSGGPKDPVYHYHSIYDSHHWVSHFGDPGFHKHTEAAKIIGLITLRLADSVILPFNTTQYARDLAYYLTKIEDLKHGAGYDSLDLVPLGDAIKDLAAASAGLDAERAELIDKLRAALPERPPRSYGQRLAHAFGLAPCPHAEAAELAKMVVFDDKRPDAAPAAAKPSPHLPNWKEIAKTLKAIRKVNVKLRDFESGFIAEQGIKDREWYRHKGVAPGKWLGYGSTTFPALTEAITIEKNPELAQNDANELVELIGGIAKGIRA; encoded by the coding sequence ATGGTGGCCGAGAAGAGAGAGTACGCCCCGCTGCCtagcagcgacgacacgctccCGCAGCCCGTGGCGAGCggtacgcgccgccgcaaggtcggcgcgctgcaaATCGCGCTGTTCACCGTGCTCGGTCTGCTCGTCATCCCGCGCCTCGCGTCTGTCCTCAACAGTGCCACCTCTAcgaccgaggtcgaggccgtcgaccccgtcgtcgaggcgtaCTGGACCGGCGTGGCGACGCAGGGttacgccgcggcggtgaaGGGCAAGCAcggcgaccacgaccacaagcacaagcacccccaccaccccgaccacAAGCACCCGCACAAGTGGGTctcgccgcaccgcgccgagaagATCTACCTCGACGTGCCGAGCAacacctcggcggcagccgcgtcgcgcaggtACACTGCCAACGCGCACCCCGCCGGCACAGGCTGGGACCTCATCACGGCGCTGCAGGTCAAGAACGACTgggaggcggcgcttggccttCGTCAGTCCGGTACCGACGAGCACATCTACGAGGCCGGGTCTCACGAGTCGCAGTCGCGTatccgcggcgagggcgcgctcaagaagctcggcGTCTGGATCGACACGTACTACCCCGTGCTCAACAcgcccgtctcgtcgtcagTCACGCTGCTCACCGACCCGCCAGTGCacgccaagctgcgcgaggagtACCTCCCCGGCGACCCCGACTcgcggctgcgcgacgaggtgcccGTGTTCCACGGGTTCAGCGTCTCGGGCAACGTGCAGGGGCAGTACATCTACGCCGGCTACGGTACCAAGTACGACTTTGAGCTGCTCCAGTCCAAGGGCATCGACTTTACGGGCAAGATTGCGCTCGTCAAGTACGGCCGCGTGTTCCGCGGCCTCAAAGTCAaggcggcgcaggaggccggcgcgatCGGAACCCTCATCTTCACCGACCCcggagacgacggcgaggtgaccGAGGCGAACGGCTACGAGCAGTACCCTGCCGGCCCTGCGCGCGTGCCCTCGTCGGTGCAGCGCGGCTCGGTCCAGTTCCTCTCCAAGTACCCCGGTGACCCTACCACGCCTGGCGAGCCGGCGTACAAGAACGCGACGCGTATCGAGGGCGGCAACTTCCCCGACATCCCCTCGCTCCCTCTCAGCTACGAGGACGCGATTCCGCTCCTCAAGGCactcaagggcaagggcatcCCGGCGTCCGACCTTGACGCGAGCTTCGACGGTGGGCTGGGCTACAAGGGCGTCGAGTACTTTACTGGTCcgtccgacgtcgaggtgcacCTTGTCAACGAGGTCAACACGCGCGTCACGCCCGTCTGGAACACGCTTGCCATTGTGCCCGGACACAtcaccgacgaggtcgtgATTGTCGGCAACCACCGCGACGCGTGGgttctcggcggcgccgaccccaactcgggcacggcgagccagtacgagctcgtccgcggcctcggcgagctcatcAAGAAGGGCTGGAAGCCCCTGCGCTCGATCATCCTCGCGTCGTGGGACGCAGAGGAGTACGGCCTCGTCGGGTCGACCGAGTGGGCCGAGGACTTTGGCGACTGGCTGCAGGGccacgcggcggcgtacctcaacctcgactccagctcgagcggcCAGAACCTGCGCGCGTCAGCTTCGCCTTcgcttgccctcctcctccgcggtGCGGCGCAGGAGATTGAGAAGACCACCCAGCCTGGTGTGAGCCTGTGGGACGCTcgcgcggccggcggtgACTGGGACGAGTTCAACGCCGCCCTCCACCCGTCTCTCGCgccggccaaggccgagagcGTCGCAGCCGGTGGCTCTGGCGTCAACCCCCTtggctcgggctcggactACACTGCTTTCCTGCAGCGCTACGGTATCGCGTCGACCGACTTCTCCTTCTCCGGCGGACCCAAGGACCCCGTGTACCACTACCACTCGATCTACGACTCGCACCACTGGGTCAGCCACTTTGGTGACCCCGGCTTCCACAAGCACACTGAGGCGGCCAAGATTATCGGTTTGATTACCCTCCGTCTCGCCGACAGTGTTATTCTTCCCTTCAACACGACGCAGTATGCGCGCGACCTGGCCTACTACCTCACCAAGATTGAGGACCTGAAGCATGGAGCGGGGTacgactcgctcgacctcgtgccgctcggcgacgcgatCAAGGAcctggccgcggcgtcggccgggctcgacgccgagcgcgccgagttGATCgacaagctgcgcgcggcgctcccCGAGCGCCCGCCCAGAAGCTACGGCCAGCGCCTGGCCCATGCGTtcggcctcgcgccgtgcccgcacgccgaggcggccgagctggccaagATGGTCGTATTTGACGACAAGCgtcccgacgccgcgcccgccgctgccaagccCTCGCCGCACCTGCCCAACTGGAAGGAGATTGCCAAGACGCTCAAGGCGATCCGCAAGGTCAACGTCAAGCTGCGCGACTTTGAGTCTGGCTTCATCGCC
- the POLR3H gene encoding DNA-directed RNA polymerase III subunit RPC8, which yields MFNLIAVRDTVPVAPKTFGIDPAITIQDALNKKFANRLIPERGLALSVFDILTAEDGSVTWGNGQMFYKGGKEIGGIILFAPFVGEVILGKVHSTTPEYIRVSLGFFQDVYIPPTLLPPGSAYDDNEKRFFWYPGDDANQMDEAQLLNTIKAERFYYDPGEPIRFRVDSIEWHENEPGPPQARKEPEEGAEAPAEDDKGAYERAGYRIIAAVAEQGLGLVSWWGENEAGGEEEGSEEVVEAVAAEYELIDEKA from the exons ATGTTCAATCTCATCGCCGTGCGG GACACGGTCCCCGTCGCACCTAAAACCTTTGGCATCGACCCAGCGATCACCATCCAGGATGCGCTCAACAAGAA ATTTGCCAACCGCCTGATCCcggagcgcggcctcgcgctctcAGTCTTTGACATCCTcacggccgaggacggcagcgTGACCTGGGGCAATGGACAGATGTTCTACAAGGGTGGGAAGGAGATTGGGGG GATAATCCTCTTTGCACCGTTCGTCGGAGAGGTCATCTTAGGCAAGGTgcactcgacgacgccagagTACATCAGGG TGTCCCTTGGCTTCTTCCAGGACGTCTACATCCCACCAACATTGCTCCCTCCTGGATCGGCATA cgacgacaatgaGAAGAGATTCTTCTGGTACcctggcgacgacgcaaaccagatggacgaggcgcagctcCTGAACACGATCAAGGCTG AACGCTTCTACTACGACCCCGGAGAGCCGATCCGCTTCCGTGTCGACTCGATCGAGTGGCACGAGAACGAGCCTGGACCACCACAGGCGCGCaaggagcccgaggagggcgccgaggcgcccgctgaggacgacaagggcgCGTACGAGCGCGCGGGTTACCGCATTAttgcggccgtcgccgagcagggccttggcctcgtcagTTGGTGGGGCGAGAACGAGGCTggtggagaggaggaggggtcagaggaggttgtcgaggctgTGGCCGCCGAGTACGAACTCATCGACGAGAAGGCGTag
- the SPAC688.09 gene encoding putative mitochondrial carrier, with protein sequence MSATPVQASPVASSSKLIPPPPPKAKKQLVGWQHSVAGSLGGMAGAIVTSPFDVVKTRLQSDLFKEPKPRAVPTPIVNGNGSAAVMRHEAEMVAKKVPHRGGISGSLWQFVDTMYLIRRIQVEEGWRALYKGLGPSLVGIIPARAINFYFYPTSKAFLAKTFPNAPTEKEGQTAEDSPLVHLGAAAIAGVMTSTGTNPIWVVKTRLQLSAKAAGAGKAESHQALKMTADIIKNEGIRGLYRGLSASYLGVSEGVIQWTLYERFKRIGRTRAVDLEDSKQSLLGYVGSIVGASGGAKAVASLITYPHEVVRTRLRQPAVNGVQKYTGLLQTLKLVIKEEGVASLYGGLTAHMFRVVPNAACMFLIYELVAARLGS encoded by the exons ATGTCTGCGACCCCCGTGCAGGCATCCCctgtggcgtcgtcgtcaaaaCTCAtcccgccacccccgcccaaggccaagaagcagCTCGTCGGATGGCAGCATTCGGTCGCCGGGAG cctcggcggtATGGCTGGCGCGATCGTCACGTCTCCGTTTGATGTCGTCAAG ACTCGCCTCCAGTCCGACCTGTTCAAGGAGCCCAAACCCCGCGCTGTCCCGACCCCCATCGTGAATGGCAACGGATCGGCCGCGGTGATGCggcacgaggccgagatggTGGCGAAAAAGGTGCCCCATCGCGGGGGCATCTCGGGCTCGTTGTGGCAGTTTGTCGACACAATGTACCTCATCCGGCGGATACAGGTGGAAGagggctggcgcgcgctgtACAAGGGTCTTGGGCCGTCGCTTGTCGGCATCAtcccggcgcgcgccatcaACTTCTACTTCTACCCTACGTCGAAGGCGTTCCTCGCCAAGACGTTCCCGAACGCGCCGACAGAAAAGGAGGGCCAGACGGCCGAGGACTCGCCCTTggtccacctcggcgcggcggccattGCCGGCGTCATGACTTCCACCGGCACCAACCCCATCTGGGTCGTCAAGACGCGGCTGCAGCTGTCTGCCAAggccgcgggcgcgggcaagGCCGAGTCGCACCAGGCGCTCAAGATGACAGCCGACATTATCAAGAACGAGGGCATCCGCGGGCTGTACCGCGGCCTGTCGGCAAGCTACCTCGGCGTGTCGGAGGGCGTGATCCAGTGGACGCTGTACGAGCGGTTCAAGCGGATcgggcgcacgcgcgcggtTGATCTCGAGGACAGCAAGCAGAGCCTGCTGGGGTACGTTGGGTCGATtgtcggcgcgtcgggcggcgccaaggccgtcgcctcgctcaTCACGTACCCGCACGAGGTGGTGCGCACGCGCTTGCGACAGCCGGCAGTCAACGGCGTGCAAAAGTACACTGGGCTCCTGCAGACGCTCAAGCTTGtcatcaaggaggagggcgtcgcgAGCCTGTACGGCGGTCTGACGGCGCACATGTTCCGCGTCGTGCCCAACGCCGCGTGCATGTTCCTCATCTACGAGCTCGTGGCCGCGCGCCTGGGGTCGTAG
- the SPAC4G9.04c gene encoding putative protein, with the protein MSYGHYPPPQQHGGPANYYHQQPSPQAPHDPFRAWYAQQLAGLTFNSRPMIQNLSIEAQNRQHEGNWPAMEAIVQEIEDAILRAPPQGKLPLLYLIDSISKNIGPPFTDTLLPPILPQLYLATYRQVDGVTKSKMADLVRLWRTGGPNGTELYPPAMREAVERDMFGGSAPLTQQSVQTMLKEFLREKEEEMSREWTQQRGKTVNTLVNLDKILTNTRVSARELADISDRIQAMKGGQPAPAAAPVFSPTSSSYTPRQVAPPPAPPVHRQPPPPQPPQQQYGGQGRWGGNSPYGAGAGYPPPQPQNYPPPPQQNLAPPQPTPAPVAIPAIPVNVSDLLSKLTSSGILSQPRTPEPSVVAKPQKSGLEKYEDMVLAFNIQVDHFDLSRVGIPMGHLPVRCTQCGMRFAENDAKYQAHLDWHFRRNRKERESAGRGGHRRWLPRADEWVNDNAEAGPSSPTKPESAALPETLSSDKIAALKRKWVPVPADPVKAAKPCPIDKEKFESVYSEEEEEWVFMNAVDVNGTIYHATCLAEKKASNVAQRVLNRDAARASSKSPAPGTPEPEATPAPSPGTKRKAEVDDTEDDAKRVKVETGDDDAVAVAESGPDEGMDVGDGGASGVNGADDDVNIKVEVEEAAVAEAPAPAPVQQDAAEALETVAAEVAEPTAE; encoded by the exons aTGTCGTACGGCCACtaccccccgccccagcagcaTGGCGGCCCGGCAAACTACTACCACCAACAGCCGTCTCCGCAGGCGCCGCACGACCCCTTCCGCGCATGGTAcgcccagcagctcgccggGCTCACGTTCAACTCGCGCCCGATGATCCAGAACCTCTCGATCGAAGCCCAGAACCGCCAGCACGAGGGCAACTGGCCCGCCATGGAGGCCATTGTACAGGAGATTGAGGATGCTATACTGAGG GCACCACCACAGGGCAAGCTTCCACTGCTGTATCTCATCGACTCGATCTCCAAGAACATTGGCCCGCCCTTCACCGACACGCTCCTCCCGCCCATCCTGCCGCAACTATACCTCGCTACCTACCGCCAGGTGGACGGCGTCACCAAGAGCAAGATGGCCGACCTTGTCCGGCTGTGGCGTACCGGTGGACCGAACGGGACCGAGCTGTACCCGCCAGCCATGCGCGAGgctgtcgagcgcgacatgTTTGGCGGCTCGGCACCCCTCACCCAGCAGTCGGTGCAGACCATGCTCAAGGAGTTCTTACGCGAaaaggaggaggagatgaGCCGCGAGTGGACCCAGCAGCGCGGCAAGACGGTCAACACTTTGGTCAACCTCGACAAGATCCTCACAAATACCCGTgtgtcggcgcgcgagctggccgacatCAGCGACAGGATCCAGGCGATGAAGGGTGGACAGCCAGCTCCGGCTGCTGCTCCGGTGTTCAgcccgacctcgtcgtcctaTACTCCTCGTCAGGTTGCCCCTCCGCCAGCGCCCCCTGTTCACCGCCAGCCTCCGCCCCCGCAGCCGCCTCAGCAGCAGTATGGCGGCCAGGGACGTTGGGGTGGTAACTCGCCTTatggtgctggcgctggctaCCCCCCGCCTCAGCCTCAGAACTacccgcctccgccacagCAGAACCTCGCTCCGCCACAGcccacgccagcgccggtTGCGATCCCCGCCATCCCCGTCAACGTCAGCGACCTTCTCAGCAAGCTTACCAGCTCGGGCATCTTGAGCCAGCCTCGCACCCCCGAGCCATCGGTTGTCGCCAAGCCACAGAAGTCTGGTCTCGAGAAGTACGAGGACATGGTGCTGGCCTTTAACATTCAGGTCGACCACTTTGACCTCTCGCGCGTCGGCATTCCCATGGGCCACCTCCCCGTCCGCTGCACCCAGTGTGGTATGCGCTTTGCTGAGAACGACGCCAAGTACCAGGCCCATCTCGACTGGCACTTCCGCCGCAAccgcaaggagcgcgagtcTGCGGGCCGTggtggccaccgccgctggctcCCTCGTGCCGACGAGTGGGTCAACGACAATGCCGAGGCTGGACCCTCTTCGCCAACAAAACCCGAGTCTGCTGCACTCCCCGAGACGCTGTCGAGCGATAAGATTGCCGCCCTCAAGCGCAAGTGGGTGCCTGTCCCTGCCGACCCGGTCAAGGCAGCCAAGCCGTGCCCGATCGACAAGGAGAAGTTTGAGTCGGTGTACTctgaggaagaggaggagtGGGTGTTTATGAACGCCGTGGATGTCAACGGGAct ATCTACCACGCCACATGTCTTGCAGAGAAGAAGGCGTCGAATGTCGCCCAGCGAGTCCTCAATCGCGATGCGgcccgcgcctcgtccaAGTCACCAGCACCGGGTACACCAGAACCcgaggcgacgccggcgccatcgcCGGGCACAAAACGCAAGGCCGAAGTTGATGACACTGAagacgacgccaagcgcgtcAAGGTAGAGACGGGCGATGATGACGCGGTCGCGGTTGCTGAGAGCGGCCCAGATGAGGGTATGGAcgtcggtgacggcggcgcaaGTGGCGTGaatggcgccgacgacgacgtcaacaTCAAGGTGGAAGTTGAAgaagcggcggtggcggaggcgcccgcgccagcaccagtGCAGCAAGACGCAGCAGAAGCGCTGGAGAcggtggcggccgaggtggccgagccGACCGCAGAGTAG
- the Ide gene encoding Insulin-degrading enzyme — protein sequence MTLDIFPPPPTYPLATTDPVELKLPPTETRPHRYFTLPNGLQAIVVSDPTTDKAAACVFLAVGWMEDPDDLPGCAHFVEHLMCMSSKNFPGEGAYEAYLQEHGGDRNAGTSLGTTNYHFEVSSDALEGALERMADLYINPLFPPGLAERETNAVDLEFKGTVLSQYMVSSQVCRPRLADDGRGCSISNCLWPRTTPLASLVAETTRLCGRTQLPRAVTLATRLQHGGRSSTALAEAL from the exons ATGACGCTCGACATAttccccccacccccaacgTACCCGCTGGCGACGACCGACCCAGTCGAGCTCAAGCTTCCTCCCACCGAGACTCGGCCCCACCGCTACTTTACCCTTCCGAATGGTCTCCAGGCCATCGTTGTGTCTGATCCCACCACGGACAAAGCGGCGGCATGTGTCTTCCTCGCTGTAGGCTGGATGGAGGACCCCGACGACTTGCCGGGCTGTGCACACTTTGT TGAGCACCTCATGTGCATGTCGTCGAAGAAC TTCCCCGGCGAGGGCGCATACGAGGCCTACCTCCAGGAGCATGGTGGCGACCGCAACGCTGGCACAAGCTTGGGTACAACCAACTACCACTTCGAGGTTTCGAgtgacgcgctcgagggggCACTTGAGCGCATGGCAGACCTCTACATCAACCCTCTCTTCCCTCCGGGCCTGGCCGAGAGGGAGACCAATGCAGTGGACCTGGAGTTTAAGGGCACTGTGCTAAGTCAATATATGGTGAGCTCTCAGGTTTGCCGCCCGAGACTAGCTGACGACGGTAGAGGGTGTTCCATCTCCAACTGTCTTTGGCCAAGAACCACCCCTTTGGCAAGTTTGGTTGCGGAAACCACCAGACTCTGTGGGAGGACCCAGTTGCCGCGGGCCGTAACCCTCGCGACGAGATTGCAGCATGGTGGAAGAAGCAGTACTGCCCTCGCCGAAGCGCTTTAA
- the YPL225W gene encoding Protein PBDC1: MSAITNINEFDPNKADNAEEIEMQWSVKTVEHMEAYENLITSTDPKTLKLSSDDDAIHADLLAKFPEFRDHANLRNLDENWLKSKEGKERWREWLASYEQSIPDYNFGTMLRQHSDQLYSEHNAILVLRAQFVAIEIARNRAGLNEKVYHEAQAAKKA, from the exons ATGTCGGCTATCACCAACATCAACGAGTTTGACCCCAACAAGGCGGACAAtgccgaggagattgagaTGCAGTGGT CCGTCAAGACGGTCGAGCACATGGAGGCGTACGAGAACCTGATCACGTCGACCGACCCCAAGACGCTCAAGCTcagctcggacgacgacgcgatccACGCCGACCTGCTGGCCAAGTTCCCCGAGTTCCGCGACCACGCCAACCTGCGCAACCTGGACGAGAACTGGCTCAAGTccaaggagggcaaggagcgctGGCGCGAGTGGCTCGCCAGCTACGAGCAGAGCATCCCCGACTACAACTTTGGCACCATGCTCCGCCAGCACTCGGACCAGCTGTACTCTGAGCACAACGCCATTCTTGTTCTGCGCGCGCAGTTTGTCGCGATCGAGATTGCGCGTAACCGCGCCGGACTCAACGAGAAGGTTTACCACGAGGCGCAGGCTGCCAAGAAGGCCTAG
- the fadA gene encoding Guanine nucleotide-binding protein subunit alpha has product MGCTQSHEDLDAKARNAEIEEQLKRDRQNMAREIKMLLLGAGEPGKSTVLKQMRLIYNKPYDAEERDSYREIVYSNTVQSKRVLLEGVSYMELEISPSNKGRWDAIMNAPALIEGDRFPPLLADAVKGLWQDEGVRDAFTRRNELQLNDSAPYYFDAVQRISQANYVPTDQDILRARVKTTGITETHFTIGDLKYKIFDVGGQRSERRKWLGIFENVTALVFLIAISEYDQKLYEDETVNRMQEAMTLFESVANSRWFTKTSIILFLNKIDLFRAKLPTSPLNETFPEYKGGANYDAACAFLLEKFVGLNQNPSKSIYAHYTDATDTRALAFVVSAIHDILVNMNLREAGLL; this is encoded by the exons ATGGGGTGCACACAATCACACGAGGACTTGGACGCCAAGGCTC GCAACGCGGAGAtcgaggagcagctcaagcGCGATAGGCAAAACATGGCGCGTGAAATCAAGATGCTTCTCCTCG GTGCCGGTGAGCCGGGCAAGTCGACCGTCCTCAAGCAGATGCGTCTCATTTACAACAA GCCCTACGATGCGGAAGAGAGGGACAGCTACCGCGAGATTGTCTACTCGAACACGGTCCAGTCGAAGCGCGTCCTTCTCGAGGGTGTCTCCTACATGGAACTCGAGATTAGCCCATCCAACAAGGGACGGTGGGACGCGATCATGAACGCGCCTGCTCTTATCGAGGGCGACCGCTTCCCTCCTCTGCTCGCCGATGCCGTCAAGGGTCTCTGGCAGGATGAGGGTGTTCGTGACGCTTTCACTCGGCGAAACGAGCTCCAGCTCAACGACTCTGCACCATA CTACTTTGACGCCGTCCAGCGCATCTCGCAGGCAAACTATGTTCCCACAGACCAGGATATTCTTCGTGCTCGTGTCAAGACAACGGGTATCACTGAGACGCACTTTACCATCGGCGACCTCAAGTACAAGATCTTTGATGTCGGAGGTCAGCGATCGGAGCGTCGCAAGTGGCTCGGCATCTTTGAGAACGTCACTGCCCTGGTATTCCTGATCGCCATCAGCGAAT ACGACCAAAAGCTCTACGAAGATGAGACGGTCAACCGTATGCAGGAGGCCATGACCCTGTTCGAGTCTGTCGCCAACTCGAGATGGTTCACCAAGACATCGATCATCCTCTTCCTCAACAAGATCGACTTGTTCCGAGCAAAGCTGCCTACGTCTCCGCTTAACGAGACCTTCCCCGAGTATAAGGGAGGGGCAAACTACGACGCCGCTTGTGCCTTCCTGCTTGAGAAGTTTGTCGGCCTCAACCAGAACCCCTCCAAATCGATCTATGCG CACTACACTGACGCAACGGACACGCGTGCACTGGCATTTGTGGTGTCGGCCATCCACGACATACTTGTCAACA TGAACCTGCGCGAAGCCGGTCTCCTCTAA